One Capillibacterium thermochitinicola DNA window includes the following coding sequences:
- a CDS encoding rhodanese-like domain-containing protein — protein sequence MLKDRHQAVVYTAATILVFLVIAMVGGGWPQAGAGGDDRQVIRAAVAAYFERMPDDLYKIPEAELKALIDQDDPDIFILDIRAAADYAAGHIKGAVNIPFAEVGKNLNKLPTDRMIIVYCYTGQTGGQTTAALNLAGYRARSLNGGMNNGWLKMGYPVVTD from the coding sequence GTGTTAAAAGATCGTCATCAAGCAGTTGTGTATACGGCGGCGACAATCCTTGTTTTTCTGGTGATTGCCATGGTCGGTGGCGGTTGGCCGCAAGCCGGGGCCGGCGGGGATGACCGTCAGGTGATAAGAGCAGCGGTGGCCGCCTATTTTGAAAGAATGCCGGATGATCTCTACAAGATACCGGAAGCAGAGTTAAAGGCATTAATTGACCAGGATGATCCGGACATTTTCATTCTCGATATCCGCGCGGCGGCGGATTATGCGGCCGGTCATATCAAAGGCGCGGTCAATATTCCTTTTGCCGAAGTAGGGAAGAACCTGAATAAACTCCCGACCGACCGGATGATCATTGTCTACTGTTATACCGGTCAAACCGGAGGCCAGACGACGGCTGCTTTAAACTTGGCCGGTTACCGAGCCCGTTCTTTAAATGGCGGGATGAATAACGGATGGCTCAAGATGGGCTATCCGGTTGTTACCGATTAA
- a CDS encoding GntR family transcriptional regulator, which translates to MEKLQNKLIGNFEDLNTHIYRQVKQMIWNKTLAPGSKILQEHLAQQLGVSRTPLIKALQRLTSENLVEYIPRHGFYVKKLTLAEMMEIFAVREVVEGVAARAVAEHATDAEIAELKAYFTPFRFNGEWSSEEKKSYLVNDQTFHTRMVEIAGNRLLFQINEMFNIYRFSYQKGLVRPPDETLQEHLDIIAALEKRDPGSAQLLAMRHIQNSRENIARVIKENGSLWGELEV; encoded by the coding sequence ATGGAGAAATTACAAAATAAGCTGATTGGTAATTTTGAAGACTTAAATACGCATATTTACCGGCAAGTGAAACAGATGATCTGGAATAAAACCCTTGCTCCTGGAAGTAAGATTTTACAGGAACATTTGGCGCAGCAATTGGGGGTCAGCCGCACGCCGCTGATTAAAGCTTTGCAACGCTTGACCAGTGAAAATCTGGTGGAGTATATCCCCAGGCATGGGTTCTATGTCAAAAAGCTTACTTTGGCCGAGATGATGGAGATCTTTGCGGTGCGGGAGGTTGTTGAAGGGGTCGCCGCCCGGGCGGTGGCTGAGCACGCGACGGATGCGGAGATCGCCGAACTGAAAGCATATTTTACTCCGTTCCGGTTCAACGGGGAATGGTCGAGTGAGGAAAAGAAAAGCTATCTGGTGAACGACCAAACTTTCCACACCCGGATGGTGGAGATCGCCGGGAACCGGTTGTTATTCCAGATTAACGAGATGTTTAATATCTACCGTTTCAGTTACCAAAAAGGTCTGGTTCGTCCCCCCGATGAGACCCTCCAGGAACACTTGGATATTATAGCCGCGCTGGAGAAAAGGGACCCGGGCAGTGCCCAGCTTTTGGCGATGCGGCATATTCAAAACAGCCGTGAAAATATTGCGCGGGTTATCAAGGAGAACGGAAGCTTGTGGGGGGAACTGGAGGTTTGA
- a CDS encoding BKACE family enzyme, protein MRKIIVAVAPVASSPLKETKNPLTPEEVAREVIGCTKAGASLVHLHVRNKAGEQTADLTDFKTTLDLIRKESDIIIQGSTGGVSNLSLEERSVAVDEPRVESASLNMGSANFDEGVYINTLHDIRYWARKMEKNNVQPELEIFEGGMIHNTMLLAEEGVLKPPFHFSFSLGFRGALPANAYNLHFLSGMIPPGSAWGLVHHGMKDFSMLATAVGMGATFVRVGFEDSIYYAPGAVARSNVELGNRPGEKVPVPDRSLLCPGHRGDPPETLFNQGRSLSGRRRAGAGVNHRRFVCGADHKAACGVKRSARHPLGRMAGRRGQG, encoded by the coding sequence ATGAGAAAAATAATCGTTGCGGTGGCTCCGGTAGCTTCGAGTCCCTTAAAAGAAACCAAGAATCCCCTTACTCCGGAAGAGGTTGCCCGTGAAGTGATTGGCTGCACCAAGGCGGGAGCCAGCCTTGTCCACCTGCATGTCAGGAACAAGGCCGGGGAGCAAACCGCCGATTTAACCGATTTCAAAACAACGCTTGATTTGATCCGGAAGGAGTCGGACATTATTATTCAAGGTTCAACCGGCGGCGTTTCCAATCTTTCCCTTGAGGAAAGATCGGTCGCGGTCGACGAACCCCGGGTCGAGAGTGCCTCTTTGAATATGGGCTCGGCCAATTTTGACGAAGGAGTGTACATCAATACCCTCCACGATATCCGTTATTGGGCAAGGAAGATGGAGAAAAACAATGTCCAGCCGGAGCTTGAGATCTTCGAAGGCGGGATGATCCATAACACCATGCTCCTGGCGGAAGAAGGGGTATTAAAGCCGCCGTTCCACTTTTCCTTTTCGCTTGGTTTTCGTGGCGCCTTACCGGCCAACGCTTATAACCTTCATTTCTTGAGTGGCATGATCCCGCCCGGTTCCGCCTGGGGGCTGGTCCATCACGGCATGAAGGATTTCTCCATGCTGGCGACCGCGGTGGGGATGGGGGCCACCTTTGTGCGCGTCGGCTTTGAGGATAGCATCTATTATGCCCCGGGGGCGGTGGCCAGGAGCAATGTCGAGCTGGGCAATCGCCCGGGGGAAAAGGTACCTGTACCGGACCGCAGCCTCCTTTGTCCAGGCCATCGGGGGGATCCGCCCGAAACCCTATTTAACCAAGGACGATCTCTATCCGGCCGGCGGCGCGCGGGGGCCGGGGTTAATCATCGTCGGTTCGTATGTGGAGCGGACCACAAAGCAGCTTGCGGCGTTAAAAGATCTGCCCGGCATCCACTGGGTCGAATGGCAGGTCGCCGCGGCCAAGGATGA
- a CDS encoding Crp/Fnr family transcriptional regulator has product MFTKWQAELAVCPLFAGIEPEELQSMLACLNPEVRRFRRNELVTVEGEKFLGVGVVLAGRAIVTKESVAGNRVILSTLQAGDLFGEMVAFSGRKGWPATIQAQQDAAVFFLSPEKIIGSCPRQCLGHRRLIINMLRIISEKALYLNRKVEQLTIKTLRGKIAVFLLEQAKEAGATTFMLPFNRNEMAEFLNVARPSLSREMGRMKAEGVIDFHGASMKIIDVEALKRMAE; this is encoded by the coding sequence ATGTTTACAAAATGGCAAGCCGAGTTGGCGGTCTGCCCCTTGTTTGCCGGGATTGAGCCGGAAGAACTCCAAAGCATGCTGGCCTGTCTAAACCCGGAGGTCCGCCGTTTTCGCCGGAATGAACTGGTGACGGTGGAGGGCGAGAAATTCCTGGGTGTTGGGGTGGTTCTGGCCGGGCGGGCGATCGTGACCAAAGAGAGTGTGGCCGGGAACCGGGTGATCCTTTCCACTTTACAGGCGGGGGATCTTTTTGGGGAGATGGTGGCTTTTTCCGGGCGGAAAGGATGGCCGGCGACGATCCAGGCCCAGCAGGATGCGGCGGTCTTTTTTTTGTCGCCGGAAAAGATCATCGGGAGCTGTCCGCGGCAGTGCTTGGGGCACCGGCGCTTAATCATTAATATGCTCCGGATTATCTCGGAAAAGGCGCTCTATCTCAACCGGAAAGTGGAACAACTGACCATTAAGACGCTCCGCGGCAAGATCGCTGTGTTTCTGTTGGAACAGGCAAAGGAAGCGGGGGCGACGACCTTCATGCTGCCCTTTAACCGCAATGAAATGGCGGAATTTCTCAACGTGGCGCGGCCTTCCCTCTCCCGGGAGATGGGGCGGATGAAAGCGGAGGGCGTGATCGACTTTCATGGTGCTTCGATGAAGATTATTGATGTGGAAGCACTAAAACGGATGGCAGAATAA
- the hcp gene encoding hydroxylamine reductase, with translation MSNMFCFQCEQTAGGKGCTKVGVCGKQPEVANLQDELTGALVGLARAAEGKKTDRRTDDLIMQGLFATVTNVNFDGARIKELIAQVRSAKAALGDVADLDPGTLWQGDPDLVSLRSLLLLGLRGMAAYAWHAAVLGHRDDEVTGWFYKGLRAVGAEHTVEERLAQLKEFGEVNLKCMALLDQANTSTYGHPVPTKVSTIIEKGPFIVVSGHDLHDLKQLLEQTEGKGINIYTHGEMLPAHAYPELKKYPHLKGNFGTAWQNQKKELDGIPGAVLFTTNCLMPPLDSYADRVFTTAVVGYPGLVHIPADENGKKDFTPVINKALELGGWTEDHKMTGINGGTVLTTGFARNTVLGVADQVIDAVKNGAIKHFFLVGGCDGARPGRNYYTEFVKQTPKDTVILTLACGKYRFNDLDLGEIGGLPRLLDMGQCNDAYSAIQVALALAKAFNCDVNELPLTLVLSWYEQKAVCILLTLLALGIKNIYLGPSLPAFVSPNVLQVLVDNFGIKPISTPEKDLKAILG, from the coding sequence ATGAGTAACATGTTCTGTTTTCAATGTGAACAAACCGCCGGGGGGAAAGGCTGTACCAAAGTTGGTGTCTGCGGCAAACAACCGGAGGTGGCCAATCTCCAAGACGAACTGACCGGTGCTCTGGTCGGGCTCGCCCGGGCGGCCGAAGGGAAAAAAACCGACCGCCGGACCGACGACCTTATCATGCAAGGCCTTTTCGCCACTGTGACCAACGTCAATTTTGACGGCGCCCGGATCAAGGAACTCATCGCCCAAGTCCGCAGCGCGAAAGCCGCTCTGGGCGACGTCGCCGACCTCGACCCCGGTACTTTATGGCAAGGCGACCCCGATCTGGTTTCCTTGCGTTCCCTGCTCCTTTTGGGTCTACGGGGAATGGCCGCTTATGCCTGGCACGCCGCCGTCCTCGGCCACCGCGATGATGAGGTGACCGGCTGGTTCTACAAAGGACTGCGAGCCGTCGGCGCGGAACACACCGTGGAAGAAAGGTTGGCTCAGTTGAAGGAGTTTGGTGAGGTCAACCTGAAATGCATGGCTCTCCTTGATCAGGCCAACACCTCCACTTACGGGCACCCGGTGCCGACGAAAGTCAGTACCATTATTGAAAAAGGGCCCTTCATCGTTGTCTCCGGCCACGATCTCCATGATTTGAAACAACTGCTGGAGCAGACCGAAGGCAAGGGGATCAATATCTATACCCACGGGGAAATGTTGCCGGCCCATGCTTACCCCGAGCTGAAAAAATACCCGCACCTGAAGGGGAATTTTGGCACGGCCTGGCAAAACCAGAAAAAAGAACTGGACGGGATTCCCGGGGCGGTCCTCTTCACCACCAACTGCTTGATGCCACCCTTGGATTCCTACGCCGACCGGGTCTTTACCACGGCCGTCGTCGGTTACCCCGGCCTCGTCCATATTCCGGCTGATGAAAACGGGAAAAAAGATTTCACCCCCGTCATTAACAAGGCCTTGGAACTTGGCGGCTGGACCGAAGACCACAAAATGACCGGCATCAACGGTGGTACCGTCCTGACCACCGGCTTTGCCCGCAACACGGTGCTGGGTGTGGCCGATCAGGTCATCGACGCCGTGAAAAACGGGGCCATCAAACACTTCTTCCTGGTGGGCGGCTGCGACGGAGCCCGTCCCGGCCGGAACTACTACACCGAATTTGTGAAACAAACGCCCAAAGACACGGTGATTTTAACGCTGGCCTGCGGGAAATACCGCTTCAACGACCTGGATTTGGGCGAGATCGGCGGTCTCCCCCGCCTCCTGGATATGGGGCAATGCAATGACGCCTACTCCGCCATCCAAGTGGCGCTGGCGCTGGCCAAAGCCTTCAATTGCGACGTCAATGAACTGCCCCTGACCCTGGTCCTCTCCTGGTACGAGCAGAAAGCGGTCTGTATCCTCCTTACCCTGCTGGCGCTGGGGATCAAAAACATCTATCTCGGACCAAGCTTGCCCGCTTTCGTCTCGCCCAATGTCCTGCAGGTGCTGGTCGACAACTTCGGGATTAAACCGATCAGCACGCCGGAAAAAGACCTGAAAGCGATCCTGGGCTAA
- a CDS encoding AEC family transporter yields the protein MSRLLSSLGIVIGGLLTGYVFRLMIDHNLIKTSRPVGEIRKTLQKIALLGLNPIAFIGAIWVVEWRHAEVAAMPFIGMNNLIVGGILAFLVARLLKMSRYQTGAYIVCGSFANIGSLGGLVCYYFFGEPGFALVSFYKLLEEFLYYAVGFPIAKSFSSSAAGGEGFITRLKIIFTDIFVLVLLGSIWLGFVLNLSGLPRPEFYQQINFIVIPLSSFLLLVSIGMALKFQRMGPYLKPAFLVAAIKFVVVPLIAIGFGTLVGLGKIDNGLPLKVVAVLAAMPVGFIAMVPPTIYDLDVDLANTCWIVTTAMSTFIVLPIQYFVLL from the coding sequence ATGAGCAGACTCCTGTCTTCACTAGGTATCGTAATCGGTGGACTCTTGACCGGGTATGTGTTTCGCCTAATGATCGACCATAACCTGATCAAGACTTCCCGCCCGGTTGGCGAGATTCGAAAAACCTTGCAAAAAATCGCCTTATTGGGTTTGAACCCGATTGCCTTTATCGGTGCGATCTGGGTGGTGGAATGGAGACATGCTGAAGTGGCGGCGATGCCGTTTATCGGAATGAATAATCTAATAGTTGGGGGAATACTTGCTTTCTTGGTGGCCAGGCTCTTAAAAATGTCCCGGTACCAAACGGGAGCCTACATCGTTTGCGGTTCGTTTGCCAATATTGGTTCCCTTGGGGGGCTGGTCTGTTATTATTTCTTTGGCGAGCCCGGTTTTGCTTTGGTTTCCTTTTATAAACTCCTGGAGGAGTTCCTCTATTATGCCGTCGGTTTCCCGATCGCCAAGTCCTTCAGTTCCTCGGCGGCCGGAGGCGAAGGGTTCATTACAAGGTTGAAGATTATCTTCACCGATATTTTTGTCCTGGTCCTTTTGGGAAGTATCTGGCTGGGATTCGTCCTCAACCTTAGCGGTCTTCCACGGCCTGAATTCTATCAACAGATTAATTTTATTGTTATTCCGCTCAGCTCCTTTTTGCTCTTGGTTTCGATCGGTATGGCCTTAAAATTTCAGCGGATGGGTCCTTATCTGAAACCCGCTTTTTTGGTGGCGGCAATCAAATTTGTTGTCGTTCCCTTGATTGCGATCGGTTTTGGGACTCTGGTGGGCTTAGGAAAAATCGACAATGGGCTCCCATTAAAAGTAGTGGCTGTTTTGGCGGCGATGCCGGTCGGCTTCATAGCAATGGTCCCGCCCACCATCTATGATTTGGATGTCGATCTGGCCAACACTTGTTGGATCGTGACCACCGCCATGTCGACCTTTATTGTTCTGCCGATCCAATATTTTGTGTTGCTATAA
- a CDS encoding YeeE/YedE thiosulfate transporter family protein, with amino-acid sequence MRAKWSWVKGGLILGLWNILIFLSGNHLGTTTAYAQTTGYLTQFFTTAIPANAWTAGTCGTGSVLSVGWQWYLVLGIFLGGLTARLVHGKQKVDPVPKLWQERFGFRPRLRYLHALVGGFLLLLGARIAGGCTSSHVISGMSQLAVSGLLFGGAVFAAGIPVALLLYRKGDAR; translated from the coding sequence ATGAGGGCCAAGTGGTCATGGGTAAAAGGCGGATTAATCCTTGGTTTATGGAATATCCTAATCTTTTTAAGCGGAAATCACTTGGGAACGACGACGGCTTATGCGCAGACCACCGGGTATCTGACCCAGTTTTTTACCACTGCGATTCCGGCTAACGCCTGGACGGCCGGAACTTGTGGGACCGGGAGCGTGCTAAGCGTCGGTTGGCAGTGGTATTTGGTATTAGGGATTTTCTTGGGCGGATTAACGGCGAGATTGGTCCATGGTAAGCAGAAAGTGGACCCCGTCCCGAAGCTGTGGCAGGAGAGGTTTGGTTTTCGCCCCCGTCTGCGTTACTTGCATGCCTTGGTTGGCGGCTTTTTGCTGTTGTTAGGGGCCAGAATTGCCGGCGGGTGTACCAGCTCGCACGTGATTAGCGGGATGAGCCAACTGGCGGTCAGCGGTCTGCTCTTCGGCGGCGCTGTATTTGCCGCGGGGATTCCGGTTGCGTTACTGCTCTACCGAAAGGGGGATGCCAGATGA
- a CDS encoding enoyl-CoA hydratase/isomerase family protein, producing the protein MDYKNIRYAQQGNVGLLTINRPAQTNKLNIQTMNEMVLALKKAEDNGDCRVVVLTGEGEYFCNGGELGDFRHQSSMEIRKFGESFIDLHLTITGLSKPVIAAVQGHALGGGFHLVEACDLAVASEEAEFGVPEITSGLAPMMALTGVSRTLGRKEAMELAFFGQTISARKAQEIGLVNWVCPRGEVLARANGIAQSLAGFNATALNLCKKLYQRIGAAQYRREMEQGLDMLITLLKSGEAGQ; encoded by the coding sequence ATGGATTATAAAAATATTCGCTACGCGCAACAAGGGAACGTCGGCCTTTTGACCATAAACCGTCCGGCACAGACCAACAAACTAAATATTCAAACCATGAACGAAATGGTTTTGGCCCTAAAGAAAGCGGAGGACAACGGGGATTGCCGCGTCGTGGTCCTCACCGGCGAGGGGGAATACTTCTGTAACGGCGGCGAGTTGGGCGACTTTCGGCACCAAAGTTCCATGGAGATTAGGAAATTCGGGGAGAGTTTTATCGATTTGCACCTGACGATTACCGGTCTTAGCAAACCGGTGATCGCCGCCGTGCAGGGGCACGCCCTCGGTGGCGGGTTTCATCTGGTCGAAGCCTGTGACCTGGCGGTTGCCTCTGAAGAAGCGGAATTTGGTGTCCCGGAGATTACTTCCGGTCTTGCTCCCATGATGGCCTTGACCGGGGTAAGCCGTACCTTGGGCCGGAAGGAAGCGATGGAGTTGGCCTTTTTCGGCCAGACGATTTCCGCCCGCAAGGCGCAGGAGATCGGCTTGGTGAACTGGGTTTGCCCGCGGGGAGAAGTATTGGCGCGCGCTAACGGGATTGCACAAAGCCTGGCCGGTTTTAACGCGACCGCCCTCAATCTGTGCAAAAAACTGTACCAGCGGATCGGTGCCGCGCAGTACAGAAGAGAGATGGAACAGGGTCTGGATATGCTGATCACCTTACTAAAATCGGGAGAAGCAGGCCAGTAG
- a CDS encoding YeeE/YedE thiosulfate transporter family protein: MNPVPAIVFGIGFGYILYRVGALDYHNIINTLRLKDLTIAKFMLFSVAISAVGIFGLRTLGLVSLDLIPTNPWANLAGGLIFGVGFALSGYCPGTSIGAWAEGKKDAGYTILGGLLGVLVYTLLQQAGLLQFSGTNFGEISLIDLLPFNAFTTAVLFSVMLGGLVYAMDYWDEKRRAQRNEGGV; encoded by the coding sequence ATGAATCCAGTACCGGCGATTGTCTTTGGGATCGGTTTTGGTTATATCTTGTACCGGGTTGGCGCTTTGGATTATCACAATATTATCAATACGTTGCGGCTGAAAGATTTGACGATTGCCAAATTTATGCTTTTTAGCGTGGCGATCAGTGCAGTGGGGATCTTTGGCCTGCGGACGCTCGGCTTGGTCTCGCTGGACTTAATTCCCACTAACCCCTGGGCGAATCTGGCCGGGGGGCTGATCTTCGGGGTTGGTTTCGCCCTCTCCGGTTACTGTCCGGGAACGAGTATCGGCGCCTGGGCGGAGGGTAAGAAGGACGCCGGTTATACGATCCTCGGCGGTTTGCTCGGCGTGTTGGTTTATACGTTATTACAACAAGCGGGATTGCTACAATTTTCCGGCACTAATTTCGGGGAGATTAGTCTGATTGATCTACTTCCGTTCAATGCCTTTACGACCGCTGTTCTCTTCAGCGTGATGCTGGGGGGGCTGGTTTACGCCATGGATTACTGGGATGAGAAAAGAAGAGCACAGAGAAATGAAGGAGGGGTTTAA
- a CDS encoding AraC family transcriptional regulator: MESRDKVLAVQRMQDFIEEHINEPITLKMLAEVARYSPWHAGRIFKELTGKTPFAYIRARRLTQAALQLQASEKPKIIDVAFDFVFGSHEGFTRAFSREFGVSPRRFAREKGNPGIKLFMPDRFRDYYLKLQGGAEEMPNNANINTVFVQVVDRPARKVILKRGVKATHYFEYCEEVGCEVWEVLTGIKEALYEPIGMWLPEKFRRPGTSEYVQGVEVPVDYNGDIPAGFEIMELPPCKMMVFQGPPYTDEDYEKAIDDLRAAMKSYNPELYGFYWADEDGPRFQMAPMGYRGYIEARPVRQLNIKE; the protein is encoded by the coding sequence ATGGAAAGCCGGGATAAGGTGTTGGCGGTCCAACGGATGCAGGATTTTATCGAAGAACATATCAATGAACCGATTACCCTGAAAATGCTGGCGGAGGTCGCCCGGTATTCGCCATGGCATGCCGGGCGTATTTTTAAAGAGCTGACCGGTAAAACACCTTTTGCTTACATCCGGGCAAGGCGCTTAACCCAGGCCGCTCTTCAGCTGCAAGCGAGCGAGAAACCGAAGATTATCGATGTGGCTTTCGATTTTGTCTTTGGCTCTCATGAAGGGTTTACGCGGGCGTTTTCCCGGGAATTTGGCGTATCGCCGCGGCGGTTTGCCCGGGAAAAGGGTAATCCCGGGATTAAGCTGTTTATGCCGGACCGGTTCCGTGATTATTACCTCAAATTACAAGGAGGAGCGGAGGAAATGCCAAACAACGCTAATATTAATACCGTCTTTGTGCAGGTAGTTGATCGCCCGGCCCGCAAGGTGATTTTAAAGCGGGGGGTGAAAGCGACTCATTACTTTGAATACTGCGAAGAAGTTGGTTGTGAGGTTTGGGAGGTCCTTACCGGGATCAAAGAAGCCTTGTATGAGCCGATCGGGATGTGGCTGCCGGAGAAATTCCGTCGGCCGGGGACCTCGGAGTATGTGCAAGGAGTGGAAGTCCCGGTCGATTATAACGGGGATATCCCGGCCGGATTTGAGATCATGGAGTTGCCGCCTTGTAAGATGATGGTGTTTCAGGGACCGCCCTATACCGATGAAGACTATGAAAAGGCGATTGATGATTTGCGGGCGGCGATGAAAAGCTACAACCCGGAACTTTACGGTTTTTACTGGGCTGACGAAGACGGACCCAGGTTTCAAATGGCGCCCATGGGGTACCGGGGATATATTGAAGCCAGACCGGTCAGGCAGTTGAATATAAAAGAGTAA
- a CDS encoding ATP-binding protein, whose product MKTIRKIISIDEEKCNGCGLCVTACHEGALQLVDGKAKLVSESYCDGLGNCLPECPTGAITIVEREADPFDEAAVKENMARLAQTNMAEAKAEANTPPPLACGCPGTHARTIRPNAPAVQETNNAPQAAPTSQLRQWPCQLRLVPANAPYLKEANLLIAADCAAYAYASFHQDFMRNKVTLIGCPKLDAADYSEKIAAILAANDIKSITVVRMEVPCCGGLVHAVKTALMLSGKLVPWQVVTIGTDGSILEQ is encoded by the coding sequence ATGAAAACCATCAGAAAGATCATTTCCATCGATGAAGAGAAATGTAATGGTTGCGGCCTTTGTGTCACCGCCTGCCACGAAGGGGCCCTGCAACTGGTCGATGGAAAAGCCAAATTAGTCTCGGAATCCTACTGCGACGGTCTGGGGAATTGTCTCCCCGAATGCCCGACCGGGGCGATCACCATTGTCGAGCGGGAAGCCGACCCCTTTGACGAAGCCGCGGTTAAAGAAAATATGGCCCGGCTGGCGCAGACCAATATGGCAGAGGCTAAGGCGGAAGCGAATACCCCACCGCCACTGGCATGTGGCTGCCCGGGGACCCACGCCAGGACAATCCGGCCCAATGCCCCGGCTGTTCAGGAGACCAATAACGCGCCCCAAGCCGCACCGACCTCCCAGCTCAGGCAATGGCCATGTCAGTTGCGGTTAGTACCGGCAAATGCGCCCTACCTGAAGGAGGCCAACCTGCTGATTGCCGCCGACTGTGCCGCCTATGCCTATGCCAGTTTCCACCAAGATTTCATGCGGAATAAGGTGACTTTAATCGGCTGTCCCAAACTGGATGCGGCTGATTACAGTGAAAAGATCGCCGCCATTCTGGCCGCCAATGACATTAAAAGCATCACCGTCGTCCGCATGGAAGTGCCCTGCTGCGGCGGTCTGGTCCACGCCGTAAAAACGGCCTTGATGCTGAGCGGCAAACTCGTGCCCTGGCAGGTCGTGACGATTGGCACCGACGGTTCAATTCTTGAACAATAA
- a CDS encoding nucleotide-binding domain containing protein: MERTTKQLAALKDLPGIHWVEWQVAAAKDDCSLQTEVARVTEEAEKGFQMGRDVCIYTTRDYWRSDRQGEKSEKNLLYSVRVSEGLVRVVQGLKSKPGFLVAKGGITSSDIGVKGLKVKEAFVLGQIRPGITVWRLGPESRFPGLSYIIFPGNVGGPETLKDIVAELR; the protein is encoded by the coding sequence GTGGAGCGGACCACAAAGCAGCTTGCGGCGTTAAAAGATCTGCCCGGCATCCACTGGGTCGAATGGCAGGTCGCCGCGGCCAAGGATGATTGTTCTTTACAGACGGAAGTGGCGCGCGTGACCGAGGAAGCCGAAAAAGGATTCCAAATGGGCAGGGATGTTTGTATCTACACAACCCGTGACTACTGGCGCTCCGACCGGCAGGGGGAAAAGAGCGAAAAAAACCTGCTTTATTCGGTACGGGTCTCCGAAGGATTGGTCCGGGTGGTCCAAGGCCTTAAAAGCAAACCCGGGTTTTTGGTCGCGAAAGGCGGGATCACCTCCAGTGATATCGGGGTCAAAGGACTTAAGGTCAAAGAAGCCTTTGTCCTGGGACAGATCAGGCCCGGGATCACGGTCTGGCGGTTGGGACCGGAGAGTCGTTTTCCGGGTTTGTCCTACATCATCTTTCCCGGGAATGTCGGCGGGCCTGAAACCTTAAAAGATATTGTCGCAGAGCTCAGATAG
- a CDS encoding hemerythrin domain-containing protein, which produces MSHLENFKRQHREIKELVDNLTTMLKQDLLVQEPTKVRTVLSTLAGKLMMHLAMEDQFLYPTLIQNGNAQAQTTAARFSNEMGGLVQVFKDYSTKWLNPSSIKADPEAFISESHEILQALRHRIAREDSELYPLVE; this is translated from the coding sequence ATGAGCCATTTAGAAAACTTCAAACGGCAGCACCGCGAAATCAAAGAACTGGTGGACAATTTAACCACGATGCTGAAGCAAGACCTTCTCGTACAAGAACCCACAAAAGTCAGGACCGTCCTCTCCACCCTCGCCGGTAAACTGATGATGCACCTGGCGATGGAAGACCAATTCCTTTATCCCACCCTCATCCAGAACGGCAACGCCCAAGCCCAAACCACTGCGGCTCGCTTCAGTAACGAAATGGGCGGCTTGGTCCAAGTTTTTAAAGACTACTCCACAAAATGGTTGAATCCAAGCTCAATCAAAGCAGACCCCGAAGCTTTCATCAGCGAGTCGCACGAAATTCTCCAGGCGCTACGGCACCGCATCGCGCGAGAAGACAGCGAGTTGTATCCCCTTGTTGAATGA